In a genomic window of Desulfovibrio sp. TomC:
- a CDS encoding universal stress protein, whose translation MISLKKSYKFAIVALLVLIIAFFDYATALHLSKIDIVYRELYFIPILIGAYWFGKKGGIFTSLASSAVYLPCAMLGTPLGSATYFSNMLEIVFFNAAGYFVGTYYDLRRSQFTLASSDYEEELPKPSKNILFSIYSAENTVRAARYLADNFSHQSTTTITMVGLIRVQSQDIFATKQEFNVAFEKSNTEMSILVERVKTILLQGGVSETNIRERTITVEGKTMAKEILEEQHRGHYDMIIVGCTKMPKAQELLFGNTNVALVREAPCPVLIVC comes from the coding sequence ATGATTTCTTTAAAAAAGTCTTATAAATTTGCGATTGTTGCGCTCTTGGTCTTAATCATAGCTTTTTTCGATTACGCCACCGCACTACATCTATCTAAAATTGATATTGTATATCGTGAATTGTATTTTATTCCAATACTCATTGGAGCGTATTGGTTCGGAAAAAAGGGAGGAATATTCACGTCTCTCGCTTCATCGGCCGTGTACCTCCCGTGCGCCATGCTGGGAACTCCTTTGGGCAGCGCCACCTATTTTAGCAATATGCTGGAAATAGTTTTCTTCAATGCGGCTGGATATTTTGTCGGTACTTACTACGATCTTCGAAGATCACAGTTCACCTTGGCTTCAAGCGACTATGAGGAAGAGCTACCCAAACCAAGCAAGAACATACTCTTCAGCATTTATAGCGCAGAAAATACAGTTAGAGCAGCTCGCTATTTGGCCGACAACTTTTCGCATCAAAGCACAACAACCATCACAATGGTGGGACTCATAAGAGTTCAATCGCAAGATATTTTTGCTACAAAACAAGAATTCAATGTGGCATTTGAAAAATCAAACACCGAAATGAGCATCCTAGTGGAACGCGTCAAAACTATCTTGCTTCAGGGAGGAGTATCCGAAACGAACATTCGAGAACGAACGATAACTGTCGAAGGAAAGACCATGGCAAAAGAAATCTTGGAAGAGCAGCATCGTGGCCATTACGACATGATCATCGTAGGATGCACAAAGATGCCCAA